In Bacillus rossius redtenbacheri isolate Brsri chromosome 9 unlocalized genomic scaffold, Brsri_v3 Brsri_v3_scf9_2, whole genome shotgun sequence, one DNA window encodes the following:
- the LOC134542963 gene encoding E3 ubiquitin-protein ligase RAD18-like, which translates to MCDVDIKWPSSFPGLKTVDQHLRCGICYEYLRTAMITSCSHNYCSVCIRKSLQYRTQCPSCFEGTVETQLRNNRVLDELVRIFAEMRDDLIHCIRSSEYKRSVAQKVGTGALGKGVMAAAPATPLGEPVVCSTPCHTPDSLRSPVIQPRNRAALSQNPAAKNLAGEFDKRARNCPVDGAQQPSTSSAQGNAVMWSDDPASTREDAVTKRDVLIPSIFSPKKPSRPKVPEKKVACPVCAVEVLEVHVNQHLDACLKTPLKQKKVVKRVPLPKLVYNLMKEKKLRQKLKEAGLSTQGDYKTLVQRHSRYTLLYNAECDTLDPRPVSEIIQQVEREERDEKENQASSKISDKLRLLADKRSDPKVVEEARTKYLQENKESFNQLIKSLKQREARKQFPSAVEDDVRSDASSDSGEPATRRQVCVMFRARDSSPDTPDKVETVVVSDDDSSIFYEQTLTHNTGARSPSPEGSVRSPSSEGSLRSASLVNEAAESRDGDEEDHASNQSFSLLENFDPGIVLCILSTHSCLLATHTAVFRPRNH; encoded by the exons ACTGTGGATCAGCACTTGCGCTGTGGTATTTGTTATGAATATTTAAGGACTGCCATGATCACATCATGCTCTCACAATT ATTGTTCGGTTTGCATCCGAAAGTCATTGCAGTATAGGACCCAGTGCCCATCATGTTTCGAAGGAACGGTGGAGACTCAACTCCGCAACAACCGAGTGCTGGACGAACTCGTGAGGATCTTCGCGGAGATGAGGGACGACCTGATCCACTGCATTCGATCGTCCGAGTACAAGCGGTCGGTCGCCCAGAAGGTCGGGACTGGTGCGTTGGGCAAAGGCGTCATGGCCGCGGCGCCGGCGACGCCCCTGGGAGAGCCGGTCGTATGCAGCACCCCGTGCCACACCCCTGACTCGCTGAGGTCGCCGGTGATCCAGCCGAGGAACCGGGCGGCTCTGTCGCAGAACCCCGCCGCCAAAAACTTGGCCGGCGAATTCGACAAGCGTGCGAGGAACTGCCCCGTCGACGGGGCGCAGCAGCCGTCCACCTCGTCGGCGCAGGGAAACGCGGTGATGTGGAGCGACGACCCGGCGTCCACGAGAGAGGATGCGGTTACGAAAAGGGACGTGCTCATTCCATCCATCTTCAGCCCCAAAAAGCCGAGCAGACCGAAAGTTCCGGAGAAGAAAGTGGCATGTCCCGTGTGCGCCGTGGAGGTTCTGGAGGTGCACGTGAACCAGCATTTGGATGCCTGCTTGAAAACACCGCTAAA ACAGAAGAAGGTTGTGAAGAGGGTTCCGTTGCCAAAACTAGTCTACAACCTAATGAAGGAGAAAAAGTTGCGGCAGAAGTTGAAGGAAGCCGGTCTGAGCACGCAGGGTGATTACAAGACGTTGGTTCAGCGACACTCACG GTACACTTTGCTGTACAATGCGGAATGCGATACACTGGACCCTCGGCCAGTGTCGGAAATCATCCAGCAAGTCGAACGGGAAGAAAGAGATGAAAAAGAGAACCAGGCCTCCTCTAAGATTAGTGATAAACTG AGACTGCTAGCAGATAAGAGGAGTGATCCAAAAGTTGTAGAAGAAGCACGGACCAAGTATT TACAAGAAAACAAAGAGAGTTTTAATCAGCTGATAAAGTCGCTGAAGCAGAGGGAAGCGAGGAAGCAGTTTCCGAGTGCTGTCGAGGATGACGTGCGGTCAGATGCCAGCTCTGACAGCGGGGAGCCAGCGACCAGAAGACAAGTTTGCGTCATGTTCCGTGCCCGCGACAGCAGCCCTGACACCCCAGACAAGGTTGAAACCGTTGTGGTCAGTGACGACGATAGCTCCATTTTCTACGAGCAGACTCTTACTCACAACACTGGCGCGCGATCGCCGTCGCCGGAAGGCAGCGTGCGATCGCCGTCGTCGGAAGGCAGCTTGCGATCAGCATCGCTCGTGAATGAAGCTGCTGAGAGTCGTGACGGTGACGAAGAAGACCACGCCAGTAACCAGAGCTTCAGCCTGCTGGAGAACTTCGACCCAGGTATAGTGCTTTGCATCTTATCTACTCATTCTTGCCTTCTTGCTACACATACAGCTGTCTTTCGGCCTagaaaccattaa